The following DNA comes from Cedecea neteri.
CCAGCCGATGGTGACGGTATAGCCCGGGCTTAGCTGTTCTCCAGCCCAGCTGCCGTCGGCGTTTACCGACTCGTAATAACCGATATGGTCGTTCGGGGCGTATTTTACATTGGTCTGGTTATTGGTCAGCTCGCCGTTTTCCGCCAGCGTGTAGAGCGGGCGAGTGCCAGAGAACTGGCGCAGGGAGCTCATCACCACCTTGCTTTCATCCGGCAGCACGGCGGTTATCTGGCTCAGAGCCTGGCGGTTTTGGGTGATGACGCGCAGGTTGCCGCGCTCGCCTTCCGGCAGCGTATCAGCCTCTTTCAGCTGAATTTTTTGCGCGCCGCCAAAGGTAAATTTGTCCGAGATATAATTTTTCCCGCTTTCCCCGTCGGTGAGCGCTAACGTCCATTCATTGCCGTTTGGATAAAGGCTAAAGTTGAAGGTTTTGCCCGCCTGGTACTGGCGGTCCATCAGCACCTGCTGCGCGCGTTCAAATGTCAGTTGGTTGGTGCTGCTGTAGTTGGTAAAGGCGATAGCGATGGTACAGATCAGCGGGAAGAGGACAAACAGCCCCATACCTGCCATGCCGGGATAGACGTAGCGCCAGGCGTAGGCCTTGCGGTTAGCAAAAATATAGAGGCCAAGTGAGCTTAAAATCAGCGTCATGATGGCGAACAGGTACTCCCCCTGGGCGTACATTAAAACCACAAGATAGCCAACCAGCAGGCCCAATGCCCCGATGACTGACCATTTCAGTCCCTCGCTTTGCCACCAGCGGCTCTTTTTAACTGCATCCATGGGGTGTTCCTCTACAGCGTGTTATTTCCCCTCACCCTAACCCTCTCCCCAAGGGGGAGAGGGGACAGAAAGGGCCAGTTTTCTCACTCCGGCAGGAGAGCAGGACTCAATCCGAACTCCCTCTCCCTTGTGGGAGGGGGCCGGGTTCTATCCGAATTCCCTCTCCCTTGTGGGAGGGGGCCGGGTTCAATCCGAATTCCCTCTCCCTTGTGGGAGGGGGCCGGGTTCAATCCGAATTCCCTCTCCCTTGTGGGAGGGGGCCGGGTTCAATCCGAATTCGCCCTATCCCTTGTGGGCAGAGGGCCGGACTCAATCTGAATTCCCCCTCTCCCCTATGGGGAGAGGGCCGGGGTGAGGGGCAAGGTTTACTTAGTGATACGTCCCTGAGCATCCTTCAGCGCAGCATCAACGGTCTGACGGCCGCTAACGGCGTTGATGACCGCCGTGCGCACGGCATACCAGAAAGCAGACATCTGAGGAATATTCGGCATAATCTCGCCCTTCTGGGCGTTATTCATGGTGGCGGCAATACGCGGATCCTTCGCCAGTTGTTCCTGGAACGATTTCAGCGCCACGGCACCGAGCGGTTTGTCCTTGTTCACATCCGCCAGACCCTGATCGGTCAACAGGTAGTTCTCAAGGAACTCTTTCGCCAGTTCTTTATTTGGGCTGGCGGCGTTAATACCGGCACTCAGCACACCTACGAATGGTTTAGACGGCTTGCCTTTAAAGGTCGGCAGCAGCGTCACGCCGTAGTTGATTTTGCTCTTGTCGATATTTGACCAGGCCCACGGCCCGTTAATCGTCATCGCCGTTTCGCCCTTGTTGAATGCGGCTTCAGCGATGGAATAGTCGGTGTCGGCATTCATCTGCTTGTTCTTGATCATATCAACCAGGAAGCCGAGACCCGCTTTTGCCCCTGCGCTGTCCACGCCCACGTCTTTCACATCATATTTGCCGTTTTCGAACTTGAAGGCATACCCGCCATCTGCCGCAATCAGCGGCCAGGTGAAGTACGGTTCCTGCAGGTTGAACATCAGCGCGCTCTTGCCTTTCGCTTTCAGTTCTTTATCCAGGGCGGGGATCTCCTCCCAGGTTTTCGGCGGGTTTGGGACCAGGTCTTTGTTATAAATCAGCGACAGCGCTTCTACCGCAATTGGGTAAGCGATGAACTTGCCGTTGTAGCGAACGGCATCCCAGGTGAACGGATAGAGCTTGTCCTGGAAAGCTTTATCTGGGGTGATTTCGGCTAACAGGCCGGATTGCGCATAGCCGCCAAAGCGGTCATGAGCCCAGAAGATAATGTCCGGGCCATCGCCGGTTGCCGCCACCTGTGGGAATTTTTCTTCAAGTTTATCAGGATGTTCAATGGTGACTTTAATACCGGTATCTTTCTCAAACTTCTTACCGACTTCGGCCAGGCCGTTGTAGCCCTTATCGCCGTTAATCCAGATGACCAGTTTGCCTTCTTCGATTTTTGCCAGTGCAGAGGCGGAAAGCATCATCGTCGTCAGGGCTGACAGAGCGAGGATACGGGCGCCGGTTTTAATTTTCATGTTCCCATCCTTTGAGTGGTGGTGTGCGCTTTATAGGGTAGTGCAGATTAACGTTGTTAAGTCTGCGGAGATGACAAGCGCTTCTCATCCTCCTTTGCTCTACGCCCCTGAGTGGTTATCTGTGATCTGCTTTGCATAACTGGCCGTTATGTGTCCTGGCGCACATAAAAACGCACTGAAAATTGAAGCCGCGATCACGAAAATCCCTTGTGCCACCTGCAACCGGTTGCAGATGCCCCTGCCTCATCCTCCCGCCTCCTCCCCCATAAAAAAGCGTTAGGGTGGAGGATTTACCAAATGTCGCTTTCCCTCATAGTCGGACACATCTTGAAGCACCTGTCCGACGGCAGGCGGCAGTAATGAGGGAGTGGTAATGGCGAGCGTGCAGCTACGGAACGTAACAAAAGCCTGGGGTGACGTGGTGGTGTCGAAAGACATCAATCTCGACATCAATGAAGGAGAATTCGTGGTTTTTGTCGGGCCATCAGGCTGCGGTAAATCAACGCTGCTGAGAATGATCGCGGGGCTTGAAACTATCACCAGCGGTGAACTGCTGATTGGTGAAAAGCGCATGAACGATATCCCTCCCGCTGAGCGTGGCGTGGGGATGGTGTTTCAGTCTTACGCCCTCTATCCCCACCTGTCTGTCGCGGAAAACATGTCCTTCGGCCTGAAGCTTGCCGGGGCAAAAAAAGACGATATCAACCAGCGCGTGAATCAGGTTTCTGAAACCCTGCAGCTCGCGCATCTGCTGGACCGCCGCCCGAAGGCGCTGTCCGGTGGGCAACGCCAGCGTGTGGCGATTGGTCGAACGCTGGTCGCGGAGCCTCGAGTCTTCCTGCTGGATGAGCCGCTTTCAAATCTTGATGCGGCGCTGCGCGTGCAGATGCGTATCGAGATATCCCGTCTGCACAAGCGTCTGGGCCGCACGATGATTTACGTCACCCATGACCAGATTGAGGCGATGACCCTGGCCGACAAAATCGTCGTGCTGGATGCTGGCCGCGTCGCGCAGGTTGGGAAGCCGCTCGAGCTGTATCACTACCCGGCTGACCGCTTTGTCGCGGGCTTCATCGGGTCGCCAAAAATGAACTTCCTGCCGGTAAAAGTG
Coding sequences within:
- the malK gene encoding maltose/maltodextrin ABC transporter ATP-binding protein MalK, encoding MASVQLRNVTKAWGDVVVSKDINLDINEGEFVVFVGPSGCGKSTLLRMIAGLETITSGELLIGEKRMNDIPPAERGVGMVFQSYALYPHLSVAENMSFGLKLAGAKKDDINQRVNQVSETLQLAHLLDRRPKALSGGQRQRVAIGRTLVAEPRVFLLDEPLSNLDAALRVQMRIEISRLHKRLGRTMIYVTHDQIEAMTLADKIVVLDAGRVAQVGKPLELYHYPADRFVAGFIGSPKMNFLPVKVTATAIDQVQVELPNRQHVWLPVESRNVQVGANMSLGIRPEHLLPSDIADVTLEGEVQVVEQLGHETQIHIQIPAIRQNLVYRQNDVVLVKEGATFAIGLPPERCHLFREDGTACRRLHQEPGV
- the malE gene encoding maltose/maltodextrin ABC transporter substrate-binding protein MalE, giving the protein MKIKTGARILALSALTTMMLSASALAKIEEGKLVIWINGDKGYNGLAEVGKKFEKDTGIKVTIEHPDKLEEKFPQVAATGDGPDIIFWAHDRFGGYAQSGLLAEITPDKAFQDKLYPFTWDAVRYNGKFIAYPIAVEALSLIYNKDLVPNPPKTWEEIPALDKELKAKGKSALMFNLQEPYFTWPLIAADGGYAFKFENGKYDVKDVGVDSAGAKAGLGFLVDMIKNKQMNADTDYSIAEAAFNKGETAMTINGPWAWSNIDKSKINYGVTLLPTFKGKPSKPFVGVLSAGINAASPNKELAKEFLENYLLTDQGLADVNKDKPLGAVALKSFQEQLAKDPRIAATMNNAQKGEIMPNIPQMSAFWYAVRTAVINAVSGRQTVDAALKDAQGRITK
- the malF gene encoding maltose ABC transporter permease MalF, which encodes MDAVKKSRWWQSEGLKWSVIGALGLLVGYLVVLMYAQGEYLFAIMTLILSSLGLYIFANRKAYAWRYVYPGMAGMGLFVLFPLICTIAIAFTNYSSTNQLTFERAQQVLMDRQYQAGKTFNFSLYPNGNEWTLALTDGESGKNYISDKFTFGGAQKIQLKEADTLPEGERGNLRVITQNRQALSQITAVLPDESKVVMSSLRQFSGTRPLYTLAENGELTNNQTNVKYAPNDHIGYYESVNADGSWAGEQLSPGYTVTIGWKNFLRVFHDDGIQKPFLAIFVWTVIFSVLTVILTVAVGMVLACVVQWESLKGKAVYRLLLILPYAVPSFISILIFKGLFNQSFGEINMMLSALFGIKPAWFSDPTTARSMIIIVNTWLGYPYMMILCMGLLKAIPDDLYEASAMDGAGPFQNFFKITLPLLIKPLTPLMIASFAFNFNNFVLIQLLTNGGPDRLGTTTPAGYTDLLVSYTYRIAFEGGGGQDFGLAAAIATLIFLLVGALAIVNLKATRMKFD